One genomic region from Paramicrobacterium agarici encodes:
- a CDS encoding NAD(P)-dependent oxidoreductase gives MAHVVVFGATGYAGGHITNELLERGHSVTAVARDTSKLEARDRLTAEQGSIHDPAFVTRVSSGADAVIVALRAADDNGEKLVEAMPHVLAVAAEVGARVGIVGGAGSLRVSEGGPLLIDTPAFPDAAKDEASAHKKVLDLVRDTPDVDWFYVSPGAEFGSWAPGERTGKYRVSDEILLTDAEGHSFISGADLAIAFADEIENPAHHGARFGVAY, from the coding sequence ATGGCACACGTCGTCGTCTTCGGAGCAACCGGTTATGCGGGCGGGCACATCACGAACGAGTTGCTCGAGCGCGGGCACAGCGTCACTGCGGTCGCGCGCGACACATCGAAGCTCGAGGCACGCGACCGGCTGACGGCGGAGCAGGGCAGCATCCACGACCCTGCGTTCGTGACTCGAGTCAGTTCGGGCGCGGATGCCGTGATCGTGGCACTTCGCGCCGCGGATGACAACGGCGAGAAGCTCGTCGAGGCGATGCCGCACGTGCTCGCGGTCGCGGCCGAGGTGGGAGCCCGCGTCGGCATTGTTGGGGGTGCCGGAAGCCTGCGGGTGTCAGAGGGCGGACCGCTGCTGATCGACACACCCGCGTTCCCGGATGCCGCCAAGGACGAAGCAAGCGCTCACAAGAAGGTGCTCGACCTGGTGCGCGACACACCTGACGTTGACTGGTTCTACGTGAGCCCTGGCGCCGAGTTCGGGTCGTGGGCGCCCGGCGAGCGCACGGGGAAGTATCGCGTGAGCGACGAGATCCTGCTGACGGATGCCGAGGGTCACTCGTTCATCTCGGGAGCCGACCTGGCGATTGCGTTCGCCGACGAGATCGAGAACCCTGCGCACCATGGCGCGCGGTTCGGTGTCGCCTACTGA
- a CDS encoding MFS transporter, whose translation MPTPSRATPRTPPSSQKPPALGGRTWTALVVVGLVGQLAWTVENMYLNVFVYDTITDDSNVLATLVALSAITATIATMVIGAASDRARRRRPFIAFGYMLWGLSTAAFGFVQPDAAPGAQPAANAVVMAIVAIVLLDCMMSFFGSGANDAAFNAWVTESTVPANRGRVDGVLAIMPLMAMLLIFGALDPLTQAGEWKLFFGIIGLLTAVVGVLVLVLVRDSDSIQTTGDGYLASTLHGLRPSTIRANPRLYLTLVAWAIIGTSTQIFIPYLIIYLQRYLRIDGYALILGSVLTLAAVISVLGGRVIDRVGKRRAIVPATALMVIGLIGMFFVREMVPIIVFGTLMMGGFMVTVAATSATVRDHTPADRVGMVQGLRMISAVLIPMVAGPFIGAAVITGANETYIDLGVVKQVPTPWIFIAAAVVAAFVVIPVALLKRRESEIEKVHA comes from the coding sequence ATGCCCACGCCTTCTCGCGCCACCCCGCGCACTCCCCCGTCGAGCCAGAAGCCGCCCGCGCTCGGTGGCCGTACCTGGACAGCCCTCGTTGTCGTCGGCCTCGTCGGCCAGCTCGCCTGGACCGTCGAGAACATGTACCTCAACGTGTTCGTCTACGACACGATCACCGACGACTCGAACGTGCTCGCCACGCTCGTCGCATTGAGCGCCATCACGGCGACGATCGCGACAATGGTCATCGGCGCAGCATCCGACCGTGCCCGCCGCAGGCGCCCTTTCATCGCGTTCGGCTACATGCTCTGGGGACTCTCGACTGCGGCCTTCGGATTCGTTCAACCGGATGCTGCGCCGGGCGCTCAGCCCGCAGCCAACGCGGTCGTGATGGCGATCGTCGCGATCGTGCTTCTCGACTGCATGATGTCGTTTTTCGGCTCCGGCGCGAACGACGCCGCATTCAACGCCTGGGTCACCGAGTCGACGGTTCCCGCCAACCGCGGCCGCGTCGACGGCGTGCTCGCGATCATGCCGCTCATGGCGATGCTGCTGATCTTCGGCGCACTCGATCCGCTCACGCAAGCCGGCGAGTGGAAGCTCTTCTTCGGCATCATCGGGCTGCTCACGGCGGTGGTCGGCGTACTCGTGCTCGTTCTGGTACGTGATTCCGACAGCATCCAGACGACCGGCGACGGGTACCTCGCCTCGACCCTGCACGGTCTGCGCCCGAGCACGATCCGCGCGAACCCGCGCCTCTACCTCACGCTGGTGGCGTGGGCGATCATCGGCACGTCGACGCAGATTTTCATTCCGTACCTCATCATCTACTTGCAGCGCTACCTGCGCATCGACGGCTACGCGCTCATTCTGGGCAGTGTGCTCACACTCGCCGCCGTGATCAGCGTGCTCGGCGGCCGCGTCATCGACCGCGTCGGAAAGCGTCGCGCGATCGTCCCGGCGACGGCCCTGATGGTCATCGGGCTCATCGGTATGTTCTTCGTGCGCGAGATGGTGCCGATCATTGTGTTCGGCACCCTCATGATGGGCGGCTTCATGGTCACCGTCGCAGCGACCTCGGCGACCGTTCGCGACCACACGCCCGCCGACCGCGTGGGCATGGTGCAGGGACTCCGCATGATCTCGGCGGTGCTCATTCCCATGGTCGCCGGGCCGTTCATCGGCGCCGCCGTCATCACCGGCGCCAACGAGACGTACATCGACCTCGGCGTCGTCAAGCAGGTTCCGACCCCGTGGATCTTCATTGCCGCGGCCGTCGTCGCCGCATTCGTCGTGATTCCGGTGGCGCTGCTGAAGCGCCGCGAGAGCGAGATCGAAAAGGTGCATGCATGA
- a CDS encoding glycoside hydrolase family 2 protein, with protein sequence MKWLTPWGENLDADNPLPEYPRPQLVRDSYLNLNGQWQHAFTPLRSTTQDAATASGPLSVPDPSAPPSMWDGDIVVPFSPETPLSQVERMLQPDEVLWYRRTFTLPPDRAGERVLLHFGAVDQTCEVAVNGVRVGGHTGGFLPFALDITGALAERGNDAEHEIVVAVRDVTDTSWLSRGKQARKRGGIWYSPQSGIWQTVWLEVLPCVAVDALELTPRLAERGVDVLVRSDNAESGDVATVTIRAGRNVVATASVTPNVTTRVVFDAGHEVRAWSPDDPFLYDIDVTLGDDSISSYVGIRSFGIGPDEHGTPRLLLNGRPYFHTGLLDQGYWSDGWLTAPSDAALEYDVRLAKDLGFTMLRKHIKIEPLRWYYHCDRLGMLVWQDMVNGGTTYNPLVISVPAVGTGPVSDHRYRAFGRADAAGRASFRDELRATVDHLRNVTSLALWVPFNEAWGQFDALQIERELRELDDTRPVDHASGWHDQGGGDLKSLHVYFRAFRVKDSWRDGRRALALTEYGGYSHRVEGHCWNDREFGYRKYKTAAELEAAFAALHEQQIVPAVERGLAASVYTQLSDVEDEVNGMVTYDRRVVKIPAETVRRVNAQLRYP encoded by the coding sequence ATGAAATGGCTCACCCCATGGGGCGAGAACCTCGACGCCGACAACCCGCTGCCCGAGTACCCGAGACCGCAGCTCGTTCGCGACAGCTACCTCAACCTCAACGGTCAGTGGCAGCACGCGTTCACCCCGCTGCGGTCGACGACACAGGATGCCGCGACAGCATCCGGCCCCCTTTCGGTCCCCGACCCGAGCGCGCCCCCGAGCATGTGGGACGGCGACATCGTCGTTCCGTTCTCGCCCGAGACACCGCTGTCGCAGGTGGAGCGGATGCTGCAGCCGGACGAGGTGCTCTGGTACCGCCGCACGTTCACGCTGCCGCCTGACCGTGCTGGCGAGCGCGTTCTGCTGCACTTCGGCGCTGTCGACCAGACGTGCGAGGTCGCGGTCAATGGGGTGCGCGTCGGCGGTCACACGGGCGGCTTTCTGCCGTTCGCCCTCGACATCACCGGCGCGCTGGCGGAACGCGGAAACGACGCCGAGCACGAGATCGTCGTCGCGGTGCGCGACGTGACCGACACGTCGTGGCTGTCGCGCGGCAAGCAGGCGCGCAAGCGCGGCGGCATCTGGTATTCGCCGCAGTCAGGAATCTGGCAGACGGTGTGGCTCGAGGTGCTGCCGTGCGTCGCCGTCGACGCGCTTGAGCTGACGCCGCGCCTTGCCGAACGCGGCGTCGACGTGCTCGTGCGCAGCGACAACGCGGAGTCCGGTGACGTCGCCACAGTGACGATTCGCGCGGGCCGTAACGTCGTCGCGACAGCATCCGTCACCCCCAACGTCACGACACGCGTCGTATTTGACGCCGGTCACGAGGTACGTGCGTGGTCACCCGATGACCCGTTTCTGTACGACATCGATGTGACGCTCGGCGACGACAGCATCTCAAGCTACGTCGGCATCCGCTCGTTCGGCATCGGCCCAGACGAACACGGCACACCGCGGCTGCTGCTGAACGGCCGCCCGTACTTTCACACGGGACTGCTCGACCAGGGCTATTGGTCGGACGGCTGGCTCACGGCGCCGAGCGACGCCGCCCTCGAGTACGACGTGCGGCTCGCCAAAGACCTCGGATTCACCATGCTGCGCAAGCACATCAAGATCGAGCCGCTGCGCTGGTACTACCACTGCGACCGCCTCGGCATGCTCGTGTGGCAAGACATGGTCAACGGCGGAACAACGTACAACCCGCTGGTCATCTCGGTTCCCGCCGTAGGCACCGGCCCCGTGAGCGACCACCGTTACCGCGCGTTCGGGCGAGCGGATGCTGCGGGACGCGCCAGCTTCAGAGACGAGTTGCGTGCCACCGTCGACCATCTGCGCAACGTCACAAGCCTCGCGCTGTGGGTGCCGTTCAACGAAGCCTGGGGGCAGTTCGACGCCCTGCAGATCGAACGTGAGCTGCGCGAGCTCGACGACACGCGGCCCGTCGACCACGCGAGCGGCTGGCACGATCAGGGCGGCGGAGACCTGAAGAGCCTGCACGTGTACTTTCGCGCGTTCCGCGTGAAGGACTCGTGGCGTGACGGGCGTCGGGCACTCGCGCTCACCGAGTACGGCGGCTACAGTCACCGCGTCGAGGGACACTGCTGGAACGATCGCGAGTTCGGCTATCGCAAGTACAAGACCGCTGCCGAACTCGAGGCGGCGTTCGCGGCACTGCACGAGCAGCAGATCGTCCCAGCCGTCGAGCGCGGCCTCGCAGCATCCGTGTACACCCAGCTGAGCGACGTCGAAGACGAGGTGAACGGCATGGTGACGTACGACCGGCGCGTCGTGAAGATCCCCGCCGAGACCGTGCGCCGCGTCAACGCGCAGCTGAGGTACCCCTAA
- a CDS encoding DUF2804 domain-containing protein encodes MTPTNGNAEREITTPTPLIDERGRLNRDAVGWMRRPLLDTSGIDGRRSWGRNKRWEYWCVMTPTHIMAATVSSIDYAGVHEVWVFDRETQESIGHGATVPLARDTVLPRSLGDGPASASTRDMSIEIVDTEAGGAAGGLPEGRGMDAAGTRLRARAPRVRFDVTAAVPPGHECLGVVVPWSDTRFQYTVKDVARPASGTLCIDDVEYDVPAGRSWAVLDHGRGRWPYDVRWNWGAGSGECDGHTIGIQIGGQWTVGSGSTENAFVLDGKLHKISQELRWQYDTQNYLEPWRITGDDIDLTFEPFYDKGTRTNLGVLQSHTDQCFGTYSGWFRDADGAATEFRGIEGWAEDVHNRW; translated from the coding sequence GTGACCCCCACCAACGGGAACGCTGAGCGCGAGATCACGACGCCTACGCCGCTCATAGACGAGCGGGGCCGCCTCAATCGCGACGCCGTCGGGTGGATGCGCCGCCCGCTTCTCGACACGAGCGGTATCGACGGCCGTCGTTCGTGGGGCCGCAACAAGCGGTGGGAGTACTGGTGCGTCATGACACCCACGCACATTATGGCGGCGACCGTGTCATCGATCGACTACGCCGGCGTGCACGAAGTCTGGGTGTTCGACCGCGAGACGCAGGAGTCCATCGGGCACGGAGCAACCGTTCCGCTCGCGCGCGACACCGTGCTGCCCCGCAGCCTCGGCGACGGACCGGCGAGCGCGAGCACACGCGACATGAGCATCGAGATCGTCGACACCGAGGCAGGGGGCGCTGCGGGTGGTCTGCCCGAGGGCAGGGGCATGGATGCCGCGGGCACGCGGCTGCGCGCCCGGGCACCGCGCGTGCGCTTCGACGTGACCGCGGCAGTTCCGCCAGGACACGAGTGCCTCGGCGTCGTGGTCCCTTGGAGCGACACGCGGTTTCAGTACACGGTGAAGGACGTCGCTCGTCCAGCATCCGGAACCCTCTGCATTGACGACGTCGAGTACGACGTGCCCGCCGGACGCTCCTGGGCCGTGCTCGATCACGGGCGAGGTCGATGGCCGTACGACGTGCGCTGGAACTGGGGCGCCGGCTCGGGCGAGTGCGACGGGCACACCATCGGCATTCAGATCGGCGGGCAGTGGACGGTCGGATCCGGGTCCACCGAGAACGCGTTCGTGCTCGACGGGAAGCTGCACAAGATCAGCCAGGAGCTGCGGTGGCAGTACGACACCCAGAACTACCTCGAGCCGTGGCGCATCACGGGTGACGACATCGACCTCACGTTCGAGCCGTTCTACGACAAGGGCACGCGCACCAACCTCGGCGTGCTGCAGTCGCACACAGATCAGTGCTTCGGAACGTACTCGGGGTGGTTTCGCGACGCCGACGGCGCGGCGACCGAGTTCCGCGGCATTGAGGGCTGGGCCGAAGACGTGCACAACCGGTGGTAG
- a CDS encoding putative protein N(5)-glutamine methyltransferase: MRVDEITAKLRRAGSVFAEDEAAIFLEAAQTPAELASMIERRVAGEAPEHVVGWAEFCGVRVVVAPGVFIPRQRTVALVEQAVALCRTGSVVVDMCCGSGALGRVIAERVPGVTLHAADVEPLAVACARENLAGLGNVSEGDLVDALPAQLHGRIDVMVANVPYVPHDKLRLMPAEAREQEPEITHDGGSDGLDVYRRLVSAASDWLAPGGSILSEISDEQTDAALAALASANLRARTEYDDERETTVVIGTRPTQQTS, from the coding sequence ATGCGCGTGGACGAGATCACCGCGAAGCTGCGCCGTGCGGGCAGCGTCTTCGCCGAAGACGAGGCGGCGATCTTTCTCGAGGCAGCGCAGACCCCGGCCGAACTCGCGAGCATGATCGAGCGTCGCGTTGCCGGAGAAGCGCCCGAGCACGTTGTGGGCTGGGCTGAGTTCTGCGGCGTGCGCGTTGTCGTCGCACCAGGAGTCTTCATTCCACGCCAGCGCACGGTCGCGCTCGTCGAGCAAGCCGTGGCGCTCTGTCGTACGGGCAGCGTCGTCGTTGACATGTGCTGCGGTTCGGGCGCTCTGGGTCGCGTGATCGCGGAGCGCGTGCCGGGTGTGACCCTGCACGCGGCTGACGTTGAGCCGCTCGCCGTCGCGTGCGCGCGCGAGAACCTCGCAGGTCTCGGGAACGTGTCCGAGGGGGACCTCGTGGATGCTCTGCCAGCGCAGCTTCACGGACGCATTGACGTCATGGTCGCCAACGTTCCGTACGTTCCGCACGACAAACTGCGTCTTATGCCGGCGGAAGCGCGCGAGCAGGAGCCCGAGATCACGCACGATGGCGGTAGTGACGGCCTCGACGTGTATCGGCGACTCGTCAGCGCAGCCTCCGACTGGCTCGCGCCGGGCGGCAGCATCCTGAGTGAAATCAGTGACGAGCAAACGGATGCTGCGCTCGCTGCCCTCGCCTCGGCGAACCTGCGCGCACGAACGGAGTACGACGACGAGCGCGAGACGACGGTCGTGATCGGCACGCGCCCGACTCAGCAGACGAGCTGA
- a CDS encoding alpha/beta hydrolase, which translates to MSSPDAHRRHRFLRTQILLGASAFIVAVAIAFTASPVPSTMILRGVFDAGSRSIVAEMERNQPELNIESERDIAYAEGSDDTRLDVFRPANADEPLPAVVWIHGGAWVSGDKGNVAPYLEMIANEGYAAIGLGYTLGPEATYPTAFEQLNTALGYINEHAKELGVDPERIVLAGDSAGSQLASQLAVLVTNPHYAHFTGIEPQITASQLEAVILHCGVYDLDAMADLTGLDAWGLKTSLWAYTGTKRWSELAAGSLMSTKEWVTEDFPDTFISGGNGDGLTWIQSLPMSQTLRDEGVSVTELFYEADHEPALPHEYQFHLDLADARMAFDKTLDFLDRVT; encoded by the coding sequence GTGAGCTCCCCTGATGCCCATCGACGGCACCGATTCCTCCGGACCCAGATACTGCTCGGGGCCAGCGCGTTCATCGTCGCGGTCGCGATCGCATTCACGGCGAGTCCTGTCCCATCAACGATGATTCTGCGAGGGGTCTTCGATGCCGGCTCGCGGTCGATCGTCGCCGAGATGGAGCGCAACCAGCCCGAGCTCAACATCGAGTCAGAGCGCGATATCGCCTATGCCGAGGGAAGCGACGACACGCGCCTCGACGTGTTTCGCCCCGCGAACGCTGACGAGCCCCTTCCCGCTGTCGTCTGGATTCACGGTGGGGCGTGGGTATCGGGGGACAAGGGCAACGTTGCTCCGTATCTCGAAATGATCGCCAATGAGGGATATGCCGCGATCGGACTTGGCTACACGCTCGGCCCCGAGGCCACGTACCCCACCGCATTCGAGCAGCTCAACACTGCCTTGGGTTACATCAACGAGCACGCGAAGGAGCTCGGAGTTGATCCCGAGCGCATCGTGCTCGCCGGAGACTCGGCGGGCTCTCAGCTCGCCAGTCAGCTCGCGGTTCTGGTGACCAACCCGCACTACGCGCACTTCACAGGGATCGAGCCCCAGATCACCGCGAGCCAGCTCGAAGCAGTGATCCTGCACTGCGGCGTCTACGACCTCGACGCGATGGCCGACCTCACCGGTCTTGATGCCTGGGGACTCAAAACGTCCTTGTGGGCCTATACCGGAACGAAGCGATGGTCCGAGCTCGCCGCGGGATCGCTGATGTCGACGAAGGAGTGGGTGACCGAGGACTTTCCCGACACCTTCATCTCCGGAGGCAACGGGGACGGGCTCACCTGGATCCAGTCATTGCCGATGTCTCAGACTCTGCGCGATGAGGGAGTTTCGGTGACAGAGCTCTTCTACGAGGCAGACCATGAACCGGCACTTCCGCACGAATACCAATTTCATCTTGACCTCGCCGACGCCAGAATGGCCTTCGACAAGACACTCGACTTTCTCGACCGAGTAACGTGA
- a CDS encoding MarR family winged helix-turn-helix transcriptional regulator, whose product MSAPADESPDDVRAVTLALRHLVKSGEEFRLARALQLHLGRNDLAALTALCEEEPLTPRDLARRMEMTSGTITPLLDRVERAGYVTRNSNPDDRRSLLIALTEAGRQAVEWVNEEFDTAINDVIATMSKSGTEELASTLEHLSVALEERIAEPAVAVPPAVDPSSGPHAV is encoded by the coding sequence ATGAGCGCACCGGCAGATGAATCACCGGACGATGTGCGAGCTGTGACGCTCGCCTTGCGACACCTCGTGAAAAGCGGTGAGGAGTTCCGCCTCGCCCGCGCCCTTCAGTTGCACCTCGGCCGAAACGACCTCGCCGCGCTCACAGCACTCTGCGAAGAAGAGCCGCTCACGCCGCGCGACCTCGCACGCCGCATGGAGATGACGTCGGGGACGATCACTCCGCTGCTTGATCGTGTCGAACGTGCGGGATATGTCACACGCAACAGCAATCCCGACGACCGTAGAAGCCTGCTGATCGCCCTCACAGAAGCCGGTCGTCAGGCAGTTGAGTGGGTGAATGAGGAGTTCGATACCGCGATCAACGACGTCATCGCCACGATGTCGAAGTCGGGCACGGAAGAACTCGCCTCAACTCTTGAGCATCTGAGTGTTGCGCTGGAAGAGCGCATCGCGGAGCCGGCAGTAGCGGTTCCTCCCGCTGTGGATCCGTCTTCAGGTCCGCACGCGGTCTAG
- a CDS encoding Flp family type IVb pilin, translated as MLSLFVTLQSFVSSVKGRLSREESGATAVEYGLLVGLIAVAIVGTLILLGPQLQDLFETVLNGVKTANVNAPAA; from the coding sequence ATGCTGTCTCTTTTCGTCACACTTCAGTCGTTCGTTTCGAGCGTCAAGGGCCGCCTCTCTCGTGAAGAGTCCGGCGCCACCGCCGTCGAGTACGGCCTTCTCGTCGGCCTTATCGCCGTCGCGATCGTGGGCACGCTCATCCTTCTTGGACCGCAGCTTCAGGACCTCTTCGAGACGGTTCTCAACGGCGTCAAGACGGCGAACGTCAACGCGCCTGCCGCGTAA
- a CDS encoding TadE/TadG family type IV pilus assembly protein, translated as MIDLRSERGSAAVEFALVVPILIALLLGILEFGSAYSAQVSVTAAARDGARTMSVTADPAAARQSVRASAPGFSPQISSSQIAITNSSGGVMSSCPPGQTVTVTITYPYTYYTGFFGPGFSMTGKAAMRCGG; from the coding sequence ATGATCGATCTGCGATCCGAGCGCGGGTCAGCCGCAGTCGAATTCGCGCTGGTCGTGCCCATCTTGATCGCCCTCCTTCTCGGCATCCTCGAGTTCGGCTCCGCCTACAGCGCTCAAGTGAGCGTCACAGCAGCAGCTCGCGACGGAGCACGTACGATGTCCGTCACCGCAGACCCCGCAGCCGCCCGCCAATCCGTGCGAGCGTCGGCTCCGGGCTTCTCTCCCCAGATCTCGTCATCACAGATCGCCATCACGAATTCCTCCGGAGGCGTCATGTCATCGTGCCCGCCCGGACAAACGGTGACGGTGACGATCACCTATCCGTACACCTACTACACCGGCTTCTTCGGACCAGGTTTTTCAATGACAGGTAAGGCGGCAATGCGATGCGGAGGCTGA
- a CDS encoding pilus assembly protein TadG-related protein, which produces MRRLNAARLRDEQGGVAVIVAVIMVALLAATALAIDVGAMYAERAQLQNGADAAALAVAGDCADGTCGNASSIAQRYADANANDGASAVSSVDFPRAGTVSVTTATEDAATGAGPLALTFAPLLGIADPDLSASATASWGSPASGRADLPLAFAPCVFRLDGAIQVLSIHGDSGGTSCSSTSPSGQLLPGGFGWLADPTNTCSADVSISKNAPMAGDSGVSISSACATVLPGLADKTILLPVYGDISGTGGGSYRITGWAAFTVLGWNFSGSVTSYHNQYYPGATCTGSCKGLIGKFVRFVSFDDRFTMGGPDLGASVVRLTK; this is translated from the coding sequence ATGCGGAGGCTGAACGCCGCTCGGCTTCGCGACGAACAGGGCGGCGTCGCCGTCATCGTCGCCGTCATCATGGTCGCGCTGCTCGCCGCCACCGCCCTCGCCATCGACGTCGGCGCCATGTACGCCGAGCGCGCTCAACTGCAGAACGGTGCCGACGCTGCAGCTCTCGCGGTCGCTGGAGATTGCGCGGACGGCACGTGCGGCAATGCGAGCTCGATCGCTCAGCGCTACGCCGACGCGAACGCGAACGACGGGGCCTCGGCGGTCTCCTCCGTTGATTTTCCCCGAGCAGGAACCGTCAGCGTCACGACAGCGACCGAGGATGCCGCCACCGGCGCTGGCCCTCTGGCACTGACCTTTGCACCATTGCTCGGAATCGCGGATCCCGACCTGTCGGCATCCGCGACAGCATCCTGGGGCAGTCCTGCCAGTGGCCGTGCCGACCTCCCCCTCGCCTTCGCACCGTGCGTCTTCCGCTTAGACGGCGCCATTCAGGTACTCAGCATCCACGGTGACTCGGGCGGCACATCGTGCTCGAGCACGAGCCCGTCTGGCCAACTGCTTCCCGGAGGATTCGGTTGGCTCGCTGACCCGACAAACACGTGCAGCGCAGATGTCAGCATCTCCAAGAACGCGCCGATGGCGGGTGACTCTGGAGTGAGCATCTCATCGGCGTGCGCAACAGTGCTCCCCGGGCTCGCCGACAAGACGATTCTCCTCCCCGTTTACGGCGACATCAGTGGCACAGGCGGAGGCTCGTACCGCATCACGGGCTGGGCCGCCTTCACGGTACTCGGTTGGAACTTCTCAGGCTCCGTCACGAGCTACCACAACCAGTACTATCCGGGCGCGACGTGCACCGGGTCGTGCAAGGGACTCATCGGCAAGTTCGTCAGGTTCGTGTCATTCGACGACCGATTCACGATGGGAGGCCCGGACCTCGGAGCCTCAGTCGTGCGACTCACAAAATAG
- the cpaB gene encoding Flp pilus assembly protein CpaB, producing MKIRIISAIVALVLAIVGTIAISSYVQDADRRAFEGAKLRDVFVVTKAVPAGTPSAELETSVSIQSLPVSAVPADAVSDLAAFAHTVTAVDLVPGEQLLGSRLVDPSELQSSSSVPVPEGFDEVSVQLTPDRMVGGQVKAGDTVGIYISFGDTAAGPASTQLEFQKVLVTNVQGAPVQDGEAAPSGAVLVTLARPAADAEKIIYAAQYGSIWLSRQPADGPTAKTDGARQESFS from the coding sequence ATGAAGATTCGCATCATCAGCGCGATCGTCGCCCTCGTTCTCGCCATAGTCGGCACAATCGCCATCTCGTCGTACGTGCAAGATGCAGATCGACGAGCCTTCGAAGGCGCAAAGCTCCGCGACGTCTTCGTCGTGACCAAGGCAGTTCCCGCAGGAACACCTTCCGCGGAGCTTGAAACGTCCGTGAGTATCCAGTCTCTCCCCGTGTCAGCCGTCCCGGCGGACGCCGTGTCCGACCTCGCGGCGTTTGCCCACACCGTAACCGCTGTTGATCTGGTCCCTGGCGAGCAGCTTCTGGGATCGCGGCTCGTCGACCCGTCCGAACTTCAGTCGTCGTCATCCGTTCCCGTGCCTGAGGGTTTCGATGAGGTCTCCGTGCAGTTGACCCCCGATCGCATGGTCGGCGGACAGGTCAAGGCAGGCGACACCGTTGGGATCTATATCTCCTTCGGCGATACCGCTGCCGGACCTGCCTCGACGCAGCTTGAGTTTCAGAAGGTGCTCGTGACGAACGTTCAGGGCGCCCCGGTGCAAGACGGTGAAGCCGCGCCAAGCGGAGCTGTTCTCGTGACGCTTGCACGGCCCGCCGCTGATGCCGAGAAGATCATCTACGCCGCTCAGTACGGATCGATCTGGTTGTCGCGCCAGCCGGCAGACGGTCCGACCGCTAAGACAGACGGCGCGCGACAGGAGAGCTTCTCATGA